The nucleotide window CAACTTGTGTAATCAGTAGCCAGAGAAAGGACTGAAATATTCAGGCCTGAACAAGACTTTTACATAGTCTCCTAAACAGCCGTTCTTTGTctagtcacgcaacgctcctccccactatTAACAATCTTTTTAGGAGTTGCTCTGTCCATACTCTCCCACGCAATTGCATCTCCAACAGACTGAGAAGCATGCTGTTTTTCCTGCGAAAAGTGATACCATTTTTGTAAAGTGatttgtgattggtttgttcgACAGACCgaaaaaaacaaagggaaaggaatgtgaTTCGGTTTTCAGCGGCCGttcgtggggaggagcgttgcgtgatgAGACAAAGAACAGCTGTGTAGGAGACTAGACTTTTACTCTgatcatgatatttccactatCAAAGAGCTTATCATGAACCCACAAAACAACCAACTCCCTGATGGTCTGAAAGCTCAACCAGCATTGCAGGAGTCAGGATTCAAGTCCTGTTCACGCCTTTCTCTCACTAGTCCTTAAAAGTAGCACCCAAAACTGCAAGGCTTATTTATACTGAAAAAGAATAACTTTTTTTCTCACACACTgctggtagccatgtcaagccgaccgccgcctgacctttattgcaaattcaaagctaataCAAGTAGTATTACACTAAAGAccggaaataaacaaaaaaagttcCAGGCTAGTACATTATACTGGTATTGtataaaaacttaaaatattaGGGTGGGTTGGCAGGAAAGTCTGCAATGGCAgatgcaacaaaaacaactgcctgccacataggtcacatgacctatacccaggccccagcggtgcatgagaaaaacatttttcacttatttcgtttcactcagccagtgaaaaattactcttttCCTGATAATGAAGTAATATGTTACCTGGATGCAGGAGTGCATTTCTGGTGACACTGAAGCTTCTTACTTTTTTCTTTGGATTCATGCCATGCTTCCTGAAGTGCCCAAATTGTGATTTTTTAACCTGCAAAAATTAACACTGGTAAAATCAGCCAAATTTTGAGGCAcagagaaaaataaagaaaacatgatCAAAGTAAAgacatttaacaataattgaCTCAATTTATATCTAGCACACCTTTGTAGAATAATAAGAATTGTTATTATCAAATGATAGGAGGGCAtgctggatatgaagtgatagataACCAATGAGGTGCGTAGTGCCAagttggttataatcatctTATATCTAAGCAAGCCTGAGTAGAATAAcattgtttcattaaaaactCCTGGATAAACAACAAttccatgttgattttattccagTCCGAAATGGCTTTTGTCAGtcattttttctcagagctgcCAAAATATTTTCAGGTTGCTTTATTGCTGACGtgttccttgaccatattaggtgCAGCAGGTATATGAGCATGTGTCCGGTGaaccaatgaaaatgctagaaatctgatCTCTGTAGGTCAGTTTTTGATAATGCTGGATAATAAGCAAACATCAGCAGACTATTTGGATGCTATCACTTCTTTTGATGTCATCAAAAATGACGTTAAAGTTCAATCACTGACTGTTTCCATCCTTATTGTCATCTGGAAAAAATCTCTTCTGGAATTCTACATCGCTAAAACTGGCAATCACTAGTGATTGTTGCTAACTTTAATTTCCACAATTACCATACATCTCATAAACCAACCAATGAATAATGATACTAGAATATGGTTAAGAGAGATAATTCATctaggttgaaatcatttttaacaAGAACTTTTTCTTAACTTACTTTTCAAGTTATAATTCTCCGTAAAAATAGCAGCAGCTGCCTACAGTACCATATAATCACCATACCATGCAAAAGACAAATAATTTTGATCAAAAGAGCCATTACCTTGTAAAGGTCATTTTCATCAAAAGCCCCAACTTGCAACTCTGTTTTATGATCTTTGCCACCATGATGCCGACTTATCCTGGTTTGAACAACTTGGCaatcttttatcttttttgtttttaagaaaatggtgTCAATATTATGAGAGGCATTTTCTAGTATCtctaaaatattaattttcctACTTGGAGTAAATTCTGGTAAAGCAATAGAGATCCTCCAGAGATTCCCTTTACCCTTCACCTTCTCTTACGTCATTGGACCCAAGAGATTAACGTTGACTTACACAAAGCTTAGCTTAATTTGAATGAGTCATAATGCATACCAAGGAAAAGATTTATAGGTTACCCTCTTATACACCATCAGGGCATTGTATTTTAAGCTGTGATATCTATGTCAATAGATGTTTTATGATGACACCTATCTCTGATTCTCTAGAAATAAATACTTAAGTTAATTAGTAAATAATGCAGTCATAATACTAGGCATTGCTTAAATTGTTATGCAATCAATGAATGATTCTTTATTATTCATTCTATTTCTGCACAGGCTGATTATCCTGGGAAGGCAGCCTCTAGGACAAATATTTAATAGAAGCTGTTGAGTATTAAGCAATAATTTGATCCCTAGATACTACTCCTGAGAGGTCTAAAGAATCCATAATCAGGACAGTGACTTTACTCTCACAGGCAAGAAAGACGAGACAGGCTTGGAAACAATGGTTGACTGGTGTCCTCTCCTGGCTACTTTTAATATGATTCCTTTGCTAATGGTTCCAATACCCAGTCACTCATTTGCATCTCACcaatatattattattcatgCTTTGATTCCTGATTCAATCTTCAAAGGGCACCAACAAAATTATCAGTTGTAACAATAATGGCAGCATATTCTGAGGTTAATGAAAAAATACTCAGGTCACCTGAAGCAAAGTAACCGGCACTCTCCTTCCGTCCTTCAGCCACAACGCAGACATCCCCAACTTGACGCCAATGGTTCCGACACGTTGAGAGCCAGTGGTCCATCCTACTTTATCTGGATCAATCTTCACTGGAGTTCTTAAGCGCACTTTCCTGgattttctcctttctttttcaaTATGTTCTTCTGTGAGAGGCTTCAAAGCGTTCCTAGGGCCGTCTAGAAGAGACGGTTCATTTTTGTAAACTTCCAAAAGATTCCTTGGTCCACTTGCTTTCGCTTGGTGAGCGTCTGCTCCATCTTGGGAACTACAGAATCGTTTCTGAGTCGTGACAAATGGTGTATAAGTTTTAAGGCTGAAATTTGCAATCCTTATTCTGCTGGAGGGTAAATAAGAGTTTGTAAAACAACAGAAAGTCCTCCTTAGTAAGCCACAACCTTGAGAGACCGCCATGCTGAAATTTTCTCGGTCCCAGTACTAGTCGGTACGGCATGCTAGATAGATACTTAGTGTATGAGAACATACAATATACCGTAATGTGCTTTACTTGTCAGCTGTAGCTTACTTGAGATGCTTGGCCCGCTAGAGGTGCTTTGCTTGTTTGATCATGTATATGCAATCTTTCACAAATCATAGTCAGTGGAGAGGACTGGTTAGTAAACATGGCAAGCTTGAAAATCAGATTCCTCTCCACTAACCATCGTGGAAGGGAGCGAgagcgtgaccgcgagcgacctggaccgtgtGAGAGTGATCAGCAGTACTTTTTAAAATGTAAATGAgaaaagcaaggctgatcaaacagtgcAAGGAAAATACATATATTATTTTATGCAATATTGCAAAAAGCACTGCCTTTCTTCTCCAGGGTGTTACAAACTGTAGCTTTCGGAAACTGGTACTTTTGTaggataaaatttgaaaatgatacAATAGagattaaaatgataaaatagaaaaatacatACGTATAtctattatataaacaccagtcaAGTACCacgtgagctttcccgcgaaaacttcatatcttgacacgtgaagataacatgttatcttcacacgtgaagagatcaccgtcgttatggttacataataaatcgcgcctttgaaagcaagctgatttggtatttcactggtgtttatataataaacagaatattaaaCACTCGCTTATGGATACGAATTtcatcttctcgtgttcaactcgatatttcactcgttcgctgcgctcactcgtgagatatcgagttgaccactcgaagataaaattcatatcaaCGCTCGGGCATGTAATCTCTTCTATATATTAATTGCTGTCAGCGAAGCGAGCAGCGACACTATTTTCGACGATTCCCTGACATCACGCGCGCAAGCCGATGGTAAGAACTCTGTGCCGGCCGATATTATTGAAAACCAAACGAAAATGCTGTTTGCTGACTAGCTGGTTAGCTGGCTAACGATGGATGATTATCCAACGGCTGCATTACTGTTATTCCGTTTGTTTTTTATCTGCTAGGACAAACTAAatagtctttttcttttcacggTCGACGGAAAACCACTGTTTCACGGATTTTTCAAACCACTCGAATAGTTCAGCTGGAACAAAGGAAACATTAAGATTTAAATCTATGGCTCTTTGAAGACACTCTAAAATCAGTTTCGCagcatttcacttttgttataGAAACAGCTAGTAATAGGAAATAAATGCTACATTTCGTCTCTTTTATTTAAAAACCCAAAGGCTGAAGCGTGTTGCCTCTTGTGATGGCATATGCTTCTCTAGCTTTGCGTACGCTGTCACGATTGGAGTAAACAAGTTCTAATGGAATGAGTGAGTTATCGGTGTGATGATCAGTGAGGAAATGTTAGGATACCGTGGTAGGTAACTTTGGGTGTGTTGGTGGGCTTGTCAACTCGTCTGTGGTCTTCGTTGAAGCGGTCTTTATAGGTCGTCTTTTagtctctcctatatattgtttGTGATAGCGTTTGCACTGAACCATGTAAATAAAGCATTTTGAGTTGCAGGTAAATCCATTACTCACCATCTTACCTGCAACTCAAAAAACCTTCACCAGGACCACGGCAGGTGTTTCTTTGTTGCTACGTTTGATCCTTGGTCACATATTTGGATTATATATGCTGCCTCATTTACACAAAACGCATTGTGCTTCAAAGCTTTACTATATGACAAAGCCGACAATCGCGATCTCAAGCAAGCAAAGAACCTCAAGGAAGGAAAGCAACAACAACGTTTAGTAGAATTTCTGAATGAATAACAGCAAGTGCCAATACACAAATAGAAAACGCGATGGCCAAGGCGGGTCAGACGCAAAACGATATTCAGCTGAATggaattaaaaagagaaaatgtaagACAAATAAAAGGCTAAGTTACAAAAATGATAGCAAGATTGCAAGCTTATGAACACAACCTACAGAGAAGAATGCATGTTGCGATCATGCTTTTTGGCTTCACGTGGAGAATGTTGAGGGTGTGTCTACATGATCATCCTCTTGCAAAATTATCTTGGAGTAGACCATGAATTACTATTTTGAAAGCACTCGATCGATGCAAATTAAGCTTGAAAGCACCCCAAGCAAGCCAAGCTCGAAAAGCAAGAAGAGGAAGGAAAGCAAGCAAAGGGACTAAAGTACCTACTAAACGTCTACGGCCGGGTACATTTTATGTCTCCATACACCAACTACACACCGGACGCTCGTCACTGACGAACCTTGTTTACTAACCCTCTCAATTTCACTTTGTGACTTTTAATTGTTCATGTTAAACACTTTTTGGTTGCTAAAGAATAGCTGAAAAAAGCTTTAGtggattttctttttcactgtcTTTTGAGGTCTGGAAAACAATAGACCCTTTCCGACTTCCCCTCAggctctctttcaaagcgagtttaaaagcgaaatttttgttatggtaattagttctgatttcaacatgaatggcaactgatattcataacaaagacttagCACTTAGACTCGTCTTGAATGAGAGATTgagggaactcggaaatggcctattcataTATCATGGTGCCTTATCGCGCGCGGATTTCGATCAGGCGGTTGCTAAGCGACCGTAATTCACAAGTATTCACAACAGCTAAAAGACGAATCGGAAGGAACGTTCCGAGACGCTAGTTAGTTCTAATCACTAACTTAGAAACTGGAATAATTTTAGGGTTGCAAGCGTGTTAAGAGGATGCCGTTAGTTAATAGGAAGCTCGTTTTCCAACATGGCAAGCTGCATGACGGAATTTGTCCACTACGCTGGAATCTCAACCAACGTACTTCTCTTTGGTGAAAGATCGGCCGAAAACCTTTCGAAGCAGCGATGGCAGGAGTTCACGAAAACAGCGATGATGAGGTTTGCATTTGATACGTGCTgctgttttctttctcttcGAGCTCCTTCATAATTGACTTTGATTGTTTTCGATTTGTGCATGATGTTTATTTTGGCGACTTATGGTCAAGTTTAAAAAATGTCAGGTAAACATTAtggctttttgcacacaagagCGCTTAAGCAAACAGGAATCGATTTCTTGAAGAAAGACAAATTTCTTTAGTTTGGGCGAAGACTAGAAAGAGAACGACTAAGAActtaaatataaattaaatcTGGTCAAAATCGCGTGCATGATGCCTTTTTGTGGATGAGACTTACAATAGTAACTGTTAGCCTTTTTCGAAATTAATTAGTAATCGTAATGGacctgagtggagtccaatttgaTCTGTTATCATACGAATGATCAACAAAATCGGACGGTCGCGTACCGGGAGTCCGATTTGCTAAACACTTTGTTCGTCCACTTCGGTCTCTAATCATTCATTACAGACCGAAATGGACGACATGCACGAAGTCCttttaccaataattattattagtaatcattattattatatgacttgtgtttgtagccgacATAACGCGCGCTCagattggctaattgtgactgaattgtaggCCATTCATTATTCTCCCGTGATGCTCAAGGCCGATTACGGGCTTGCAAAACAAGCTATGGCTTGTTggctttatttttgttgttggtgccatataataaacaacttgaTAACCGAGACCGTTCGGTTACGGGAAAGGGCGATTCCACGTTACGGACATTACATTCAGAtactaaaattaacattttaaaccccgatttaaatgtcaaaatgttCAACAAGGGAGTTCAAACAAATATAGAAAATACCTTTAGTGTGCCCTTTCCACCTAATAAAAAGATGCTTTAGTGAGCTCTCAAGACCTTGAAGGTACGAGTTGAAGAAAgtgtgttgcggacattacatttaaaaacaaccactttttatagaaactttctttcaagacattttcctgTGAATCTTTAACCTTGAGCAGAAAGTAATTGTGCTTTCAAAACAtggcaataattaaatttttgacctatcaaaaacaaattccatgaaaccttgttccagtgattctgcaaacaaaagttatgtgttacggacattacacaaaattgttgcggacattacatttttgggaacacgttttttatcattcactttctAGTCAGTGTTGCTGACTGTGGCTATGtccatttgttttgaagttactcatgtaaaaatgaagctgtaaaattatcatttacttcatttattGTATATTTCTCCTGCTGACCTAGTATCATGCAATACCAGTCAGATTTTTTCCTGCTTTACATACTGACTTCTTAaaagtattaatgatttcaaaattaatgttattacaTCTCAAGTAAATGCTATGAGAAAACAAGAAGCATCATCAGTAGTAAGAAGattgtttaatttgcttttttttaaactgattttattttatttgatggCCCTCTCAACTTATAAGGGGCCATGGTCCTTTTGAGATAGTGGACAGTGAGGAACTGGCAGCAGTTTTTAAATTGGCCTCTAAGTAACCAGTTAGTGGTGTTCACTGAgatcaaacaaatttaaagtggcAAAAACATTTAATCACAAATTATGTAACTAAGCAGTGAACATGTCTGATGATTTTCAGAACTTTTTTCTAGCCGGCTGTTAGCACTTTTTTTAAGGCTattttttggtgcaaaattatagtgcttgttgtgttcaaaatttGATACATTAAACTTTTTGTACTACATATAAACTGACCTTGTTATCAACAATACCACAAGAAAGAACAAAGATT belongs to Acropora muricata isolate sample 2 chromosome 9, ASM3666990v1, whole genome shotgun sequence and includes:
- the LOC136928194 gene encoding large ribosomal subunit protein uL3-like; translation: MAVSQGCGLLRRTFCCFTNSYLPSSRIRIANFSLKTYTPFVTTQKRFCSSQDGADAHQAKASGPRNLLEVYKNEPSLLDGPRNALKPLTEEHIEKERRKSRKVRLRTPVKIDPDKVGWTTGSQRVGTIGVKLGMSALWLKDGRRVPVTLLQIKDCQVVQTRISRHHGGKDHKTELQVGAFDENDLYKVKKSQFGHFRKHGMNPKKKVRSFSVTRNALLHPGTCLYAAHYYPGQYVKIQGVTKDRGFQGVMKRWKMKGQPQSHGQTKTHRKMGASGGGTNPGRIFPGKRMAGHMGNKNCTKFAVRVLRINTKYNVLYIHGECPGKKGGFIVINDAWKKHSHPPPFPTHFPDPSNPLPEDLYADNIQQFEETIYFSKERKTGTA